The Clostridium botulinum BKT015925 genome includes the window TACTCCCCAGGCGGAATACTTAATGCGTTTGCTGCGGCACCGAGGGTGGTACCCCCCGACACCTAGTATTCATCGTTTACGGCGTGGACTACCAGGGTATCTAATCCTGTTTGCTACCCACGCTTTCGTATCTCAGTGTCAGTTACAGTCCAGAAAGTCGCCTTCGCCACTGGTGTTCTTCCTAATCTCTACGCATTTCACCGCTACACTAGGAATTCCACTTTCCTCTCCTGCACTCTAGATGCCCAGTTTCAAATGCAGCTCCCAGGTTGAGCCCGGGAATTTCACATCTGACTTAAGCACCCACCTACATACTCTTTACGCCCAGTAAATCCGGACAACGCTTGCCACCTACGTATTACCGCGGCTGCTGGCACGTAGTTAGCCGTGGCTTCCTCCTTAGGTACCGTCATTATCGTCCCTAAAGACAGAGTTTTACGATCCGAAACCTTCATCACTCACGCGGCGTGCTGCGTCAGGGTTTCCCCATTGCGCAATATTCCCACTGCTGCCTCCCGTAGGAGTCTGGACCGTGTCTCAGTTCCAATGTGGCCGATCACCCTCTCAGGTCGGCTACGCATCGTTGCCTTGGTGAGCCGTTACCTCACCAACTAACTAATGCGCCGCGGGTCCATCTCAAAGCGGATTGCTCCTTTGATTATTTTATGATGCCATAAAATAATGTTATGCGGTATTAATCTCCCTTTCGGGAGGCTATCCCCCTCTTTGAGGCAGGTTACCCACGTGTTACTCACCCGTCCGCCGCTAATCCACTTCCCGAAGGAAGCTTCATCGCTCGACTTGCATGTGTTAGGCACGCCGCCAGCGTTCGTCCTGAGCCAGGATCAAACTCTCAATTTAAAAGTTTAATCTTACTCAAATTTATTGACTGGTTTCTTACCTTAATTCTGTTTAATTTTCAAAGACCATTTTCTTTCGCCATCTCTCGACGGCTTATTCATTATATCAATTTGAAATCTCTTTGTCAACAACTTTTTTTGAATTTTTTAATTTTCTCAAATTATTTAAATTCTTTTGTTGTTTCCTTGATTTCCGTCGTCTCCGTGACGACAAGGAATATCTTATCAAAATTAGTCGTATCCTGCTTTTTATTATCAATGATTTGAGATAATTATAATAAACATGCTTATATTTCCTATAGATTATTAACTATTATATATATCGATACTCCTGGCAAAGTATATGTTATATTCTTATATTTTGCCGAGACTTATTGGCATATATTTTATTATGTAAAATAAAATTATATACAAATATAAAACTTATACATATCATTAATGTTACTAAAATGCCAGCCTCTGGTCCAAATCCTCCCCCTGTTATAATACTTTCTTTTATATATTTAATAGAATATATTGATGAAAATTGCTTTTGACCACTAACAGGAAATCCAAATACATTTCCCTGAAAATAATTCCAAGTAATATGATATCCAATAGACATCCAAAGGTTTTTACTCTTTATATACATATAAGAAAACAATAGTCCAATGAGAAATATATTTATCATCCCTATAATTTTCATATTAGGATTTAATATGTGGAGCAATGAAAATATAACTGATGATATTATAGATGATCTTATAGGTTTTTTCTTAATATCCAATACATTTAAAATATATCCCCTACATAACACTTCTTCATTTATTCCTACAAGTATAAATAATATAATATCTATTATTATATATTTGTTTATACTTGGTTTTTTTAATGAATTGTCCAAAATTATAAATTTTCCTATTAATAAAATCAGAAATATACCTATTATTGATACTGCCCCTAACATAAGTCCATATATTATATACTTATAATTTTTGTTTAAATCCCTTAGTCCTATATCCTTAATACTTTTATTATCAAAAACTTTTAATAATAAAAATATAGTAGAAAATACACATATCGATTCTATTATTTTTAATAATAGCGTTCCTGTTTCAGTATTTAAAAGAAGTTCCATTACCTTAAAATATACTTCTTTTCCTGATGATATATTAAATAAATGATTCCCTAAAAACTCCACAAGTACTTGTGTACATACAGTGGCCGTAACACAATACATTAAAAATACTAAGAAAATTTTTATCACAGCACTTAATTTATTATGTTTCTTAATCAATTTCTCTCTCCCCCTATATCTTCAATAATTTATCATATGTACATTTAGCCTCAAATATTATAATAATTGTGGACTAAAAAAAGGACCAATAATTAGTCCTTAATTTTTTATATATTAACTTTCTTCTCCATTAAATATCCTGTACCTATAAATAGTCCTATATATACAAGTATTTGATATATAGCAGATGCAATATTTATTGTTAAATTAGCATCAGTAAGATTTATAGCAACATTATTTATGCTGCCATTTCCACCTAAATAATTATTCAAATTTAAAGCAATATGCATTTGTTGAGGAAATATATTCTTTAATTTAAATGATATATAATAAATAAGGAAACTTAATGCTATAAATACTACAAAAGCTAAAATACCACTTACTTTTTTCCCTCTACGTGCTACCTTAGTTAGAGCTATTGAGAAATATATCATTAATAATAAAGTTATTGTATTTATAATTATACCTGCAATTGCAAATATAATTAATGATTTTAAATTTAAAGATATTATAACTCTAACAATATCTGCTCCTTTTGTCCCTATTAATATTCTAAAAAATATAAAACTAACGATGCTTGTTAGTGAAAACCACACTAATGCACATATAAGTTTCGATGCCAATATCTTATTTCCACTAATCGGTAAAGTAAAAGTTAAATATCCTCTATCTTCATATAATTCATTTTTAAAAGAATTAATTATAATTACTAAGGATATTATAAACAAACTCATAGTAACCATACTCATACATCCTGTAACTGATCCTGATCCCCATTTTTCTAATCTAGTTAATAATACTATATTTAATATACTTGCTATAATGCATAGTGCTGAAAATATTTTATAATTTCCCTTTAATTCATATTTAATTAACTTTCCCATTACTGAAATACCTCCCTAAATAATTCATCAATGGATTTTTGTTTTTCAACTCTTAAGTCCTCTGCATTACCTTGAAGAACTATATTCCCATCTTTTATAAAAGCAACATCATCAAAGATTCTTTCAATATCACGAACAAGATGCGTTGTTATAATCATTGAGCTTTCTTCGTTATAATTTTGTATAATAGCATCTAAAATTTGCTCCCTTGCTACTGGGTCAACAGCTGCCAATGGCTCATCTAATACAAACAACTTTGCCTTTCTTGATAACACTAAAGTTAGATTTAATTTTTCAAGCATTCCTTTTGACAATGAATTTACCTTTAGATCTTCTTCAAGTTTCATAAATTTCAATAGATCATGACACTTTTTTTCATCAAAATCTTTATAAAAATCTTTAAAAAATCCAATGGCATCCTTTATCTTCATCCATTTATATAAATAGTTTTTATCTGGAAGATATGAAACTATCGCCTTTGTTTTTATTCCTGGCTTCTTTCCATCTATAAAGACCTCACCACTTGACTCTCGTAAAAGCCCAGTTATAATTTTTATAAATGTAGTTTTCCCACTTCCATTAGGACCGAGAAGTCCGAAAACCTTTCCTTTCTCTATTGTTAAATTAAAATTATTTAATGCTTTTTTATTAAAGTAATTCTTACATACCTTCTTTGCCTCAACTATATTATTCATATCTAATTACCCCCCTCCAAATTTTTTAAAACTAACTCAACAATTTCCTTATTATCAAAACCTAAGTGTTTCATTCCATTAATAAAATTATTCATTATATCTTTGGCAGTATCTTTTTTTAAATTAAATATTATTCTCTCATCATCCACTATAAACGTCCCCATTCCCCTTTGTGTATATGCAAACCCTTCTCTTTCAAGCTCCTTATATGCTCTTTGAATTGTATTTGGATTAACCTTAAACTCTGCTGATAATTCCCTTACAGATGTTAACTTATCCCCACCTTTTAATTTTCCCAAAATAATATTCTGCTTTATAATGTCCATTATTTGAATATATATAGGTACCTTTTCATCAAATTTTATATTCATATTTATATTTATCCTCCAAAAGCTTTTGTTGTGTATTTATTTACTAGTGTACTAATATATTAATACACTAGTTCTGTTTCGTCAATACCTTTTTACCAAAAAAAACTAAAATACTAATCAGCATTTTAGTTTTTTTCACTTTATATATTATTTATTTTTATTATTTATACGCATTATATTGGTACTACATGTAGCAACTAATTTTCCTTCCCTATTATATCCCTCACCATACATGTGAACTATATTATCCCCTATTTGTTTTATCTTTACTGTAATTTTAAGATTATCTCCTAAAAATATAGGTCTTTGATAACTAGTAGTAATATCTATAGTCGTTATTAATTCTCCATTATTTTCCGCAATAAAAAATATTCCAAAACTATTATCAAAAGCTGCTGTTATAAATCCTCCTTGCATAGATTTTAGCGGATTTAAATATTTCTCAAGAACAGGAAAGACTACAGTTAGACTCTCTCCTTTTTTATATTCTATAAGTTTAGGTTCCATTATATTAACACAGTTAGCATGCTCTAAATTTCCGTATTTATCTATTGTTTTCATTCTTTATTTTCCTTCCTCTATCTTTTGTAATTTAATTAACTTGAATACTAATTGTAAACTTATCCAATATAACTTAAAAATATATCTACCATAGAATTGTTCATCTTAAATCCTAATGAAATTAATGCCTTTTCAAAAACATTTAGAACAAATAATATTTTTTCTTTTTTTGCATTCTCCCCCATGTGTCCTATTCTTATAACCTTACCTTTTAAATATCCAAAGGAACCTGTAATAAGTAAGTTATACTTTTCTCTTAAAAGTTTCAATAATTCCTCTGAGTTAATTTCCTTGGGTACATTAATCACTGTAACAGTACTTGAAAATCCACTTTTTATATAGGTTGTAAAACCTACTTCTACTAAAGCTTTTCTTGTAGCATCAGCTATATTCTTATGTCTTTTAATTGTGTTTTCTATTCCTTCTTCTAATATATTATCAATAGCTTTTCTAAACCCAATTATATCACTTATTGGCATTGTATACGGAAACCATTTGTTTTTGTAATAATCTTTCCAAACAAGTAAATTACAATAAAAACTTGCAATTTGTTTATTTCTATTTTCCATAACATTAAAGGCATCCTTACTTATACTTACAATAGTAAGTCCCGGTGGCGCTGATATAGCTTTTTGAGAAGCCCCAAGTGCAATATCTATATTCCACTCATCAACTTTAAGTTCTTCTCCTCCCATAGCCGCAACTGTATCTACAATCGTAATTATTCTTTTACTTTTTAACAATGGACATATTTTTTCTATATCATTTAAAACTCCAGATGGTGTATCACAATGAACCACTGTAGCATATTTAAAGTCGCTATCTTTTTCCAAAAACTTTTTCAATTCACTAACATCTATATTTTTTTGTCTATCTCCTTTAAAAAAAACCACTTCCCCACCATAAAGTTTTACAAAATCTCCAAAGCCTTCTCCAAATATGCCATTATCTATAACAAGTACTCTGTCTCCTGGTTCAGTTAATGATGCACAAGCTGATTCAAGTCCTAATATTCCTTCTCCTGATAATATTCTTACTTCATTTTTTGTATTCATTATTTTCGCGACTTTTTCACAGGTTTCTTTATAAAAATCATAAAACTGAATATCAATATCTGGGTTTGTAGTCTCTTTTGCTCTTTCAAGACGTACATTTTCTCTAACTTGTGTAGGTCCTGGAGTTAGTACATATGGAATTTTCATATTATCCCCACCATTCTGTATTTATTTTCTCCACTATTTTTAAAAAAGATTATAGCACTCCATGGTAATTTATTGTAATGTATGGGTACAATATTATTATTATTTTTCCCTTAAACAGTGTATAATAACTTTAATATTATTTTTTAAAAAGGAGGTCTTTATAATAGATATAATTAACTCTTTAAAGTATAGAATCCAAGAAATAGTTAAAGAATATAATTCCGAAGAAACTGGTGGTTTTATAACTGGCGATGGACCCATTCCTTGTGATGTTTTATTTATCGGAGAAGCACCGGGTAAAAACGAAGTAGAACAAGGTAAACCTTTTGTTGGTATGGCTGGTGAAACTTTTAATAACTACTTGAAATCTATAGGATTAAGTCGTGATAAAGTTAGAATCACTAATACATGTTTTTTTCGTCCAATAAAAAAAAAGGTAGGTAAAACAGGTAGAACTACAATAAGCAATAGGCCACCTAAAGTCTCTGAAGTTAATCTGTTTAGAGATATTTTAGATGATGAAATAGCTGTTGTAAATCCTAAAATAATCATAACTTTAGGAAATGTCCCCTTAAAAAGACTTACTGAATTTAAAAGCATTGGAGATTGCCACGGAAATCTTTACTATAATGTAATTTTAAAAAGAAATATATTTCCTATGTATCATCCATCAGCATTAACTTATAATAGAAATGATAAATTTAAAACAATGTATGAAGATGATTGGTTAAAATTAAAAGAAGTATTGAAAACTATTTAGTTTTCAATACTTCTTTTATATAATTAAATGTCAATAACTCCATTTAATAAACTAATTGTATTTTCAACATCTTTTAAAGATATCATTTCACCAGATGTATTAATATATCTACATGGAATTGCTATCATTCCTGTTTTTATTCCTCCAACTTCTTTATGTATAAAACCACCTTCATTTTGTCCATCACTTATACTATATTGAAGTTTTAAATTTAATTTTTTAGAAATTTCCTCAATTGTCTCTTTAACTTTATGATGAATTACAAGACTTCTATCAAATACAGACATAATAGTACCTTTATCTAAAGCTATTTTAGATGAACCTTCTTTAGTATCATCAGAATCCATGGCCTCTAAAACTATAGCACTATTTGGTTTTATATTAACTGCTGCTAGCCTTGCACCTTTACATCCTAATTCTTTTTGTACTGAAAATACAAAATACAATTCTTTATTTAAATTTTTTATATTTATATTCTCTATAACTTTAAGAAGTATATAACACGCTATTCTACTATGAATATTTGCACCAATTATTTTATTTTCAACTTCTATTTTGTGGCCTATAAGTTCAAGGGTATCTCCCTCTTTAATTTTATCTTTAGCATTTTCTTTAGTAGATAGTCCAAAATCAATAAATAAATTATCTTCTGATGATCCCTCTTTTAAAAATCCCATTCTTCCTATATGTCCATCTTGAGATTTAAAAAAGTTTGCTGAAATATTTTTTAAATCTATACTTCCCATAGGAACAACTTTAAAAAATCCATTATCATCTATATCCGTTATCATAAGTCCAGAATTATCTATATGAGTAGATATCATTAATTTTTCTGTGCCTTCTCCAAGTTTAACAACTATATTTCCCATATCATCTTCATTTAAATCTAAATTCAATAATTTTTCTTCATTGATTAAATTAATTTGTTTTTTTATAATATCTTTAATATTCTCTTCTCTTGTACTAACCCCAAATGAATCTATTAAACTTTCCATTAATCTATCCATAATTTAACCATCCTTTTCTCCTAATTATCTTTTTTTAGTAACTGCCTTTAATATAGTAAACATTACAAAGGATACTATTAAAACTACAGTAAAAACAGAAAATATTTTTCCATTTTTATCGCCCTTGTATTTTCCTATTAATGCTCCAGCTAAAGATAAACCACCTACTGCTATATTATAAATTCCGATTGCCTTATTCATAGATAGATCCTTTTTCACTATCATGGCTATACCTAATATTAATAAATAAATTCCACTACCTATCATGAACCAAAATTGCCAATTTTCCAAAATAACTCCTCCAATTTGACTATAAAGATTTTAAATATCCCCTAATTAACTTTATGGTATTTTCAATATCTTCTTTAGAAGAAACTGAAATAGGTGACTTCATATATTTACAAGGTATAGATATTGTAAGAAGTTTTTTAGTGTTCCCTGTGCTTATATATGAATCACCATCATTTTCGTTATTTATATATTTTTTTATTTGATATGGTATTTTTTCTTTTTCTCCAATTGTTTTCATATCATCAATAAGGCTATTATGACAAATAGTATTATTATCTATTCTTGATATTGATGGTCCCTTTCCTATTTTATTTTGTTGTTCCTTAGTTAATGCTCCTTCAAGTACAAGGGTAATATCTGATTTTATATTATATGATGATATAATAGCTCCTCTACTTCCTATCTGCCTTTGAGTTGTAAATATAGCATAAATATCAGCATTATAGTTTTCTTTTAAAAGTTCTATTAATACATAACAGGGAATCCTACTTTCTAATGCTTTTCCCTTAATATATTTTTCACCTAAAAG containing:
- a CDS encoding CPBP family intramembrane glutamic endopeptidase gives rise to the protein MIKKHNKLSAVIKIFLVFLMYCVTATVCTQVLVEFLGNHLFNISSGKEVYFKVMELLLNTETGTLLLKIIESICVFSTIFLLLKVFDNKSIKDIGLRDLNKNYKYIIYGLMLGAVSIIGIFLILLIGKFIILDNSLKKPSINKYIIIDIILFILVGINEEVLCRGYILNVLDIKKKPIRSSIISSVIFSLLHILNPNMKIIGMINIFLIGLLFSYMYIKSKNLWMSIGYHITWNYFQGNVFGFPVSGQKQFSSIYSIKYIKESIITGGGFGPEAGILVTLMICISFIFVYNFILHNKIYANKSRQNIRI
- a CDS encoding membrane protein, encoding MGKLIKYELKGNYKIFSALCIIASILNIVLLTRLEKWGSGSVTGCMSMVTMSLFIISLVIIINSFKNELYEDRGYLTFTLPISGNKILASKLICALVWFSLTSIVSFIFFRILIGTKGADIVRVIISLNLKSLIIFAIAGIIINTITLLLMIYFSIALTKVARRGKKVSGILAFVVFIALSFLIYYISFKLKNIFPQQMHIALNLNNYLGGNGSINNVAINLTDANLTINIASAIYQILVYIGLFIGTGYLMEKKVNI
- a CDS encoding ABC transporter ATP-binding protein, translated to MNNIVEAKKVCKNYFNKKALNNFNLTIEKGKVFGLLGPNGSGKTTFIKIITGLLRESSGEVFIDGKKPGIKTKAIVSYLPDKNYLYKWMKIKDAIGFFKDFYKDFDEKKCHDLLKFMKLEEDLKVNSLSKGMLEKLNLTLVLSRKAKLFVLDEPLAAVDPVAREQILDAIIQNYNEESSMIITTHLVRDIERIFDDVAFIKDGNIVLQGNAEDLRVEKQKSIDELFREVFQ
- a CDS encoding GntR family transcriptional regulator, giving the protein MNIKFDEKVPIYIQIMDIIKQNIILGKLKGGDKLTSVRELSAEFKVNPNTIQRAYKELEREGFAYTQRGMGTFIVDDERIIFNLKKDTAKDIMNNFINGMKHLGFDNKEIVELVLKNLEGGN
- a CDS encoding PaaI family thioesterase, which encodes MKTIDKYGNLEHANCVNIMEPKLIEYKKGESLTVVFPVLEKYLNPLKSMQGGFITAAFDNSFGIFFIAENNGELITTIDITTSYQRPIFLGDNLKITVKIKQIGDNIVHMYGEGYNREGKLVATCSTNIMRINNKNK
- a CDS encoding pyridoxal-phosphate-dependent aminotransferase family protein; amino-acid sequence: MKIPYVLTPGPTQVRENVRLERAKETTNPDIDIQFYDFYKETCEKVAKIMNTKNEVRILSGEGILGLESACASLTEPGDRVLVIDNGIFGEGFGDFVKLYGGEVVFFKGDRQKNIDVSELKKFLEKDSDFKYATVVHCDTPSGVLNDIEKICPLLKSKRIITIVDTVAAMGGEELKVDEWNIDIALGASQKAISAPPGLTIVSISKDAFNVMENRNKQIASFYCNLLVWKDYYKNKWFPYTMPISDIIGFRKAIDNILEEGIENTIKRHKNIADATRKALVEVGFTTYIKSGFSSTVTVINVPKEINSEELLKLLREKYNLLITGSFGYLKGKVIRIGHMGENAKKEKILFVLNVFEKALISLGFKMNNSMVDIFLSYIG
- a CDS encoding uracil-DNA glycosylase — translated: MDIINSLKYRIQEIVKEYNSEETGGFITGDGPIPCDVLFIGEAPGKNEVEQGKPFVGMAGETFNNYLKSIGLSRDKVRITNTCFFRPIKKKVGKTGRTTISNRPPKVSEVNLFRDILDDEIAVVNPKIIITLGNVPLKRLTEFKSIGDCHGNLYYNVILKRNIFPMYHPSALTYNRNDKFKTMYEDDWLKLKEVLKTI
- a CDS encoding peptidase M42 — translated: MDRLMESLIDSFGVSTREENIKDIIKKQINLINEEKLLNLDLNEDDMGNIVVKLGEGTEKLMISTHIDNSGLMITDIDDNGFFKVVPMGSIDLKNISANFFKSQDGHIGRMGFLKEGSSEDNLFIDFGLSTKENAKDKIKEGDTLELIGHKIEVENKIIGANIHSRIACYILLKVIENINIKNLNKELYFVFSVQKELGCKGARLAAVNIKPNSAIVLEAMDSDDTKEGSSKIALDKGTIMSVFDRSLVIHHKVKETIEEISKKLNLKLQYSISDGQNEGGFIHKEVGGIKTGMIAIPCRYINTSGEMISLKDVENTISLLNGVIDI
- a CDS encoding M42 family metallopeptidase; its protein translation is MLLEKLCNAVAPSSYEDEVRNIIKDSIKDFVNEVNIDKMGNIIAHKKGSGKTVVLDAFMDEIGFIITAYNNDGTLKFTSLGNVQEESIPCKAVNIGKNKISGVIGLKAIHLQNKKEREESIDIETLSIDIGATSKEEAKKYVSIGDEVSFTTEFELLGEKYIKGKALESRIPCYVLIELLKENYNADIYAIFTTQRQIGSRGAIISSYNIKSDITLVLEGALTKEQQNKIGKGPSISRIDNNTICHNSLIDDMKTIGEKEKIPYQIKKYINNENDGDSYISTGNTKKLLTISIPCKYMKSPISVSSKEDIENTIKLIRGYLKSL